The proteins below are encoded in one region of Micromonospora yangpuensis:
- a CDS encoding LacI family DNA-binding transcriptional regulator, whose amino-acid sequence MTASRPQSSGPPATATIATIAGEVGVSVATVSKVLNGRSDVSASTRARVEASLERHRYRRRNRRQPTSAGQIDLVFHEFDSEWAMEIMRGVEAVTSAAGLGVAVSQLGGEHSPSAQWLDAALARRPLGVLFVLCHLTELQQQQLQRQLIPFVVVDTDSATSASVPTVGSNNWNGGLLATRHLLELGHRRIAIISGPQDVLCSRARAAGFRFAHDEAGVPVDPELVRYGSFYIDSGYAYGMELLGRPDRPTAIFAGSDMQAMGVLRAARQLGLRVPEDLSVIGYDNLPFAAWIGPALTTINQPLRDMAGTATQMLLDLARGAELSTSRIDLVTELIVRESTAPPADPTGTDPR is encoded by the coding sequence ATGACAGCATCCCGCCCCCAGTCGTCCGGCCCACCGGCCACCGCCACCATCGCGACCATCGCCGGTGAGGTCGGGGTCTCGGTGGCCACCGTCTCGAAGGTCCTCAACGGCCGCTCCGACGTCTCCGCCTCGACCCGGGCGCGGGTCGAGGCCAGCCTGGAACGCCACCGGTACCGCCGCCGCAACAGACGGCAGCCGACCAGCGCCGGACAGATCGACCTGGTGTTCCACGAGTTCGACTCCGAGTGGGCCATGGAGATCATGCGCGGGGTCGAGGCGGTGACCTCCGCCGCCGGGCTCGGGGTGGCCGTCTCCCAGCTCGGCGGGGAGCACAGCCCGTCGGCCCAGTGGCTGGACGCGGCGCTCGCCCGCCGGCCCCTCGGGGTGCTCTTCGTGCTCTGCCACCTGACCGAGCTCCAGCAGCAGCAGCTCCAGCGCCAGTTGATCCCGTTCGTCGTCGTCGACACCGACAGCGCGACCTCGGCCTCCGTGCCGACCGTCGGCTCCAACAACTGGAACGGCGGCCTGCTCGCCACCCGCCACCTGCTGGAGCTGGGGCACCGGCGGATCGCGATCATCTCCGGCCCACAGGACGTACTGTGCAGCCGGGCCCGCGCGGCCGGCTTCCGGTTCGCCCACGACGAGGCCGGGGTGCCGGTCGATCCCGAGCTGGTGCGCTACGGCAGCTTCTACATCGACTCCGGTTACGCGTACGGCATGGAACTGCTCGGCCGACCCGACCGGCCGACCGCGATCTTCGCCGGGTCGGACATGCAGGCCATGGGGGTGCTCCGGGCCGCCCGCCAGCTCGGCCTGCGGGTCCCCGAGGACCTCTCCGTCATCGGGTACGACAACCTGCCCTTCGCCGCCTGGATCGGCCCCGCCCTGACCACGATCAACCAGCCGCTGCGGGACATGGCCGGCACCGCCACCCAGATGCTGCTCGACCTGGCCCGGGGCGCCGAGTTGTCGACCAGCCGGATCGACCTGGTGACCGAGCTGATCGTCCGGGAG
- a CDS encoding glycoside hydrolase family 3 N-terminal domain-containing protein, whose product MSVDSGPSSGAIADWRDPQLLPAERAEALLALMSLEEKIAQLVGVWVGAEASGEGVAPHQSDMIDGTPSWPVLIQHGLGQLTRPFGTAPVDPVLGARSLAASQAQIVAASRFGIPAQVHEECLTGFAAWRATVYPTPLSWGACFDPELVEEMAGRIGRSMRAAGVHQGLAPVLDVTRDYRWGRTEETIGEDPYLVGTTGAAYVRGLERAGIVATLKHFAGYSASRGGRNLAPVAMGRRELADVILPPFEMALRLGGARSVMNSYAEIDGVPVAADEELLTGLLRVRWGFAGTVVADYFSVRFLQTLHGVAGRGEDAARLALRAGIDVELPTVDTFGPELVAAVRAGAVDEALIDRAVRRVLRQKAELGLLDEGWQALPPEVDQLRLDDEASREVAVRLARQAVVLLRNDGVLPLAAGRRIALVGPVADDPTALLGCYSFPNHVGVQHPGHGIGLDLPSLRAELADLVPGLTYVPGCAVTGEDTSGIAAAVAAATEADVCVLAVGDRAGMFGRGTSGEGCDAADLRLPGVQAELVRAVLATGTPVVLVLMTGRPYALGAEFDAAAAVVQAFFLGQRGGQALAEVLTGLVDPSGRLPVSIPRDAGGLPGTYLTPPLGRRTEVSSVDPTPAYPFGHGLGYTTFEWSDAALLGPADQPRTDPEPAEWAVDGEVSARITVRNTGSRGGTEVVQLYLHDPVAQTTRPVVRLIGYARVPLAAGAAAEVTFRVPAELTSFTGLRGRRIVEPGEVELRFGRSSGDPVARLALRLTGAEREVDHHRELLSEVRVAPVGQHGQAER is encoded by the coding sequence GTGTCCGTCGACAGTGGTCCATCGTCGGGTGCCATCGCCGACTGGCGCGATCCGCAGCTGTTGCCGGCCGAGCGGGCCGAGGCCCTCCTCGCGCTGATGTCGCTGGAGGAGAAGATCGCCCAACTGGTCGGGGTCTGGGTCGGCGCCGAGGCCTCCGGGGAGGGCGTCGCCCCGCACCAGTCCGACATGATCGACGGTACGCCGTCGTGGCCCGTCCTCATCCAGCACGGGTTGGGGCAGCTGACCCGCCCGTTCGGCACCGCACCCGTCGATCCGGTGCTCGGCGCGCGGTCGCTGGCCGCCTCCCAGGCGCAGATCGTGGCGGCGAGCCGGTTCGGCATCCCGGCACAGGTGCACGAGGAGTGCCTGACCGGCTTCGCCGCCTGGCGGGCCACCGTCTACCCGACCCCGCTGAGCTGGGGCGCCTGCTTCGACCCCGAGCTGGTCGAGGAGATGGCCGGGCGGATCGGGCGGTCGATGCGGGCCGCCGGGGTGCACCAGGGGCTGGCCCCGGTGCTCGACGTCACCCGGGACTACCGCTGGGGGCGTACCGAGGAGACCATCGGCGAGGACCCGTACCTGGTCGGCACGACCGGCGCGGCGTACGTGCGGGGCCTGGAACGGGCCGGCATCGTCGCCACCCTGAAGCACTTCGCCGGATACTCCGCCTCCCGGGGTGGCCGCAACCTGGCCCCGGTGGCGATGGGCCGGCGGGAGCTGGCCGACGTGATCCTGCCGCCGTTCGAGATGGCCCTGCGACTCGGCGGGGCCCGCTCGGTGATGAACTCGTACGCCGAGATCGACGGCGTGCCGGTCGCCGCCGACGAGGAGCTGCTCACCGGGCTGCTGCGGGTGCGGTGGGGATTCGCCGGCACGGTGGTGGCGGACTACTTCTCGGTGCGGTTCCTGCAGACCCTGCACGGGGTGGCCGGTCGCGGCGAGGACGCCGCGCGACTGGCCCTGCGGGCCGGGATCGACGTGGAGCTGCCCACCGTGGACACCTTCGGTCCGGAGCTGGTGGCGGCGGTGCGCGCCGGTGCGGTCGACGAGGCGTTGATCGACCGGGCGGTGCGCCGGGTGTTGCGCCAGAAGGCCGAGCTGGGCCTGCTCGACGAGGGGTGGCAGGCGCTGCCGCCGGAGGTCGACCAGCTCCGCCTCGACGACGAGGCCAGCCGGGAGGTCGCCGTACGACTGGCCCGGCAGGCCGTCGTGCTGCTGCGCAACGACGGGGTGCTGCCGCTGGCCGCCGGCCGGCGGATCGCGCTGGTGGGTCCGGTCGCCGACGACCCGACCGCGCTGCTCGGCTGCTACTCCTTCCCCAACCACGTGGGGGTGCAGCACCCCGGGCACGGGATCGGGCTGGACCTGCCCTCGCTCCGCGCCGAGCTGGCCGACCTGGTGCCCGGTCTGACCTACGTGCCCGGCTGCGCGGTCACCGGCGAGGACACCTCGGGCATCGCGGCGGCGGTCGCCGCGGCCACCGAGGCCGACGTCTGCGTGCTGGCCGTCGGCGACCGGGCCGGGATGTTCGGCCGGGGCACCTCCGGTGAGGGCTGCGACGCCGCCGACCTGCGCCTGCCCGGGGTCCAGGCGGAGCTGGTCCGGGCGGTGCTGGCCACCGGTACCCCGGTCGTGCTGGTGCTGATGACCGGGCGGCCCTACGCGCTCGGCGCGGAGTTCGACGCGGCGGCCGCCGTGGTGCAGGCCTTCTTCCTGGGCCAGCGGGGCGGGCAGGCGCTCGCCGAGGTGCTCACCGGCCTGGTCGACCCGTCCGGGCGGCTGCCGGTCAGCATTCCCCGCGACGCCGGTGGCCTGCCGGGCACCTACCTGACCCCGCCGCTGGGTAGGCGTACCGAGGTGTCGTCGGTGGACCCGACCCCGGCGTACCCGTTCGGTCACGGGCTCGGCTACACCACGTTCGAGTGGTCCGACGCGGCCCTGCTCGGGCCGGCCGACCAGCCGCGCACCGACCCGGAGCCGGCCGAGTGGGCGGTCGACGGCGAGGTGTCGGCACGGATCACCGTGCGCAACACCGGCTCCCGGGGCGGTACCGAGGTGGTCCAGCTCTACCTGCACGATCCGGTGGCGCAGACCACCCGGCCGGTGGTCCGACTGATCGGGTACGCCCGGGTGCCGCTGGCCGCCGGCGCGGCGGCCGAGGTGACCTTCCGGGTGCCTGCCGAGCTGACGTCGTTCACCGGGCTGCGCGGGCGGCGCATCGTCGAGCCCGGCGAGGTCGAGCTGCGTTTCGGCCGGTCCAGCGGCGACCCGGTGGCCCGCCTGGCGCTGCGCCTGACCGGTGCCGAGCGCGAGGTCGATCACCACCGCGAACTGCTCAGCGAGGTACGGGTGGCACCCGTCGGGCAGCACGGTCAGGCCGAGCGGTGA
- a CDS encoding ABC transporter permease: MTSGTLRPPPQPPAPLPSGPVVGRPATRRRSWRQALRRDWQLYSLAVLPLLFFLVFRYLPMVGNVIAFRRFRPGGSIFGDYWVGLRYFRMFLTDPTFWEVFTNTLVLGTLTLLFCFPLPIVLALLLNEVRARRLKRFVQSVSYLPHFLSIVIVAAMVMQLTSMDGTVNQLVQATGADPVPFLQRPEWFRTVYVSSEVWQTVGWGTILYLAALTTIDDNLYEAARIDGANRWRQTWHVTLPGIRPTMVTLLILNIGTFMAVGFEKILLLYNPLTYPTADVISTYLFRMGFESSNFSYAAAIGLFEAVIGLVLVLSANLISRRTVGTSLW, translated from the coding sequence GTGACCTCCGGGACACTGCGGCCACCCCCGCAGCCGCCCGCCCCGCTCCCGTCGGGGCCGGTCGTCGGCCGTCCGGCGACGCGTCGTCGGAGCTGGCGGCAGGCGTTGCGCCGGGACTGGCAGCTCTACTCGCTGGCCGTCCTGCCGCTGCTGTTCTTCCTGGTCTTCCGGTACCTGCCGATGGTCGGCAACGTGATCGCGTTCCGCCGGTTCCGGCCCGGCGGCAGCATCTTCGGCGACTACTGGGTGGGCCTGCGGTACTTCCGGATGTTCCTGACCGACCCGACGTTCTGGGAGGTGTTCACCAACACCCTGGTCCTGGGGACGCTCACCCTGCTGTTCTGCTTTCCGCTGCCGATCGTGCTGGCGTTGCTGCTCAACGAGGTACGCGCCCGCCGGCTCAAGCGGTTCGTCCAGTCTGTGTCGTACCTGCCGCACTTCCTGTCCATCGTGATCGTGGCGGCCATGGTGATGCAGCTGACCTCGATGGACGGCACGGTCAACCAGCTCGTCCAGGCCACCGGGGCGGATCCGGTGCCGTTCCTGCAACGGCCGGAGTGGTTCCGTACCGTCTACGTCTCCTCCGAGGTCTGGCAGACCGTCGGCTGGGGCACGATCCTCTACCTCGCCGCGTTGACCACCATCGACGACAACCTGTACGAGGCGGCCCGGATCGACGGGGCGAACCGGTGGCGGCAGACCTGGCACGTGACCCTGCCGGGCATCCGGCCGACCATGGTGACCCTGCTGATTCTCAACATCGGCACCTTCATGGCGGTCGGGTTCGAGAAGATCCTGCTGCTCTACAACCCGCTCACCTACCCGACGGCCGACGTGATCTCCACGTACCTGTTCCGGATGGGCTTCGAGTCCAGCAACTTCAGCTACGCCGCCGCGATCGGGCTCTTCGAGGCGGTGATCGGGTTGGTCCTGGTCCTCTCGGCGAACCTCATCTCCCGGCGCACGGTGGGGACGAGCCTGTGGTGA
- a CDS encoding carbohydrate ABC transporter permease, protein MTVTVTRGRRVFQLVNGIVLTGVVIVTLYPFVNIVARSMSEEAYLIAGQVNLVPRGFDLTAYRLVMADAMFWTNYRNTVVYTVLATAIALVLTTCYAYVLSKPQLRGRRLLVGVALFTMFFSGGLIPNYVLITSLGMKNTVWAVVLPNAISVFNLLVMKAFFESLPTELEEAAAVDGLNTYGILLRIVLPLSKAIIATMVLFYAVSYWNSWFTAFLYLDRQELLPVTVYLRNLIAGATGANSAGAVADADAVQAAATVQAVTVVLTTLPILAVYPFVQRYFVSGVMLGAVKG, encoded by the coding sequence GTGACCGTGACCGTGACGCGGGGGCGCCGGGTCTTCCAGCTGGTCAACGGGATCGTGCTGACCGGCGTGGTGATCGTGACGCTGTACCCGTTCGTCAACATCGTGGCCCGGTCGATGAGCGAGGAGGCGTACCTCATCGCCGGGCAGGTGAACCTGGTGCCGCGCGGGTTCGACCTGACCGCGTACCGGCTGGTGATGGCGGACGCGATGTTCTGGACGAACTACCGCAACACGGTGGTCTACACCGTGCTGGCCACCGCCATCGCGCTGGTGCTGACCACCTGCTACGCGTACGTGCTGTCGAAGCCGCAGCTGCGGGGCCGGCGGCTGCTGGTCGGCGTGGCCCTGTTCACCATGTTCTTCTCCGGCGGGCTGATCCCCAACTACGTCCTGATCACCAGCCTGGGGATGAAGAACACCGTCTGGGCGGTGGTGCTGCCCAACGCGATAAGCGTGTTCAACCTGCTGGTGATGAAGGCCTTCTTCGAGAGCCTGCCGACCGAGCTGGAGGAGGCCGCCGCGGTCGACGGGCTGAACACGTACGGCATCCTGCTGCGCATCGTGCTGCCGCTGTCCAAGGCGATCATCGCCACGATGGTGCTGTTCTACGCGGTGTCGTACTGGAACTCGTGGTTCACCGCCTTCCTCTACCTGGACCGTCAGGAGCTGTTGCCGGTCACCGTCTACCTGCGCAACCTGATCGCCGGGGCGACCGGGGCCAACTCGGCCGGCGCGGTCGCCGACGCCGACGCGGTCCAGGCCGCGGCCACCGTCCAGGCCGTCACGGTCGTGCTCACCACGCTGCCGATCCTGGCCGTGTACCCGTTCGTCCAGCGGTACTTCGTCTCCGGCGTGATGCTCGGCGCGGTCAAGGGATGA